The Mycolicibacterium mageritense genome contains a region encoding:
- a CDS encoding ABC transporter substrate-binding protein has translation MSVQRRAAALVAAVVLTAGLAGCGSPEQHDASRHRGGDLTYLDAEAPASLQIQVGYWQNSLLKDQLLDRLVYQDPKTFEFVPWIAERWTVDSSKRVYEFTIRDGVTYSNGQPLDAESVRRNLDWEANGDKAKGITRNTYFPKVDSITADNPRRTVRVTLTEPYAPFIAVLSLNTSGLVADATIDASKEKQSVVTNLIGSGPFVAVSEIPDKKVVLAKRRGYDWAPATAPHQGEAYLDSITVIPVTEDSVRVGALRAGQADAIRYSQPPDERLLAREGFDVRGLRTPGLANVLDVRQTAPFMKDINVRKAIGFGIDRNEILHTLYTDNWKPAQNIVTKNFPGYTDRSDAVRYDPDEAVRRLEASGWTHLNGDGYRIKDGHELAVKIYVDVYDHTAKPMYELIQRQLRRIGIRLVIRQTDFANYPTASIEDSVGLRRNGWPTADPVRLWQNYDSKGGDLYALDGADPNIDRLLHAQISATDPAQRLKVLEEYNNYVIDNAYSIPLLEDTQIFAVAPRVRGFANAANSVPWFYDTWIDESATAGPQKGSTDR, from the coding sequence ATGAGCGTGCAGCGCCGGGCGGCGGCCCTCGTGGCAGCGGTGGTGCTCACGGCAGGCCTGGCCGGCTGCGGTTCACCGGAACAGCACGACGCGAGCCGTCATCGCGGCGGCGACCTGACCTATCTGGACGCCGAAGCGCCCGCGTCGCTGCAGATCCAGGTCGGCTACTGGCAGAACAGCCTCCTCAAAGACCAGCTGCTGGACCGGCTCGTCTACCAGGATCCGAAGACCTTCGAATTCGTCCCGTGGATCGCCGAGCGCTGGACCGTGGACAGCTCGAAGCGCGTCTACGAATTCACCATCCGCGACGGCGTCACGTACAGCAACGGTCAACCGCTCGACGCCGAATCGGTGCGGCGCAACCTCGACTGGGAAGCCAACGGGGACAAGGCCAAAGGCATAACCCGCAACACCTACTTCCCCAAGGTCGACTCGATCACCGCCGACAATCCGCGGCGCACCGTGCGCGTCACCCTGACCGAACCCTACGCGCCGTTCATCGCCGTGCTGTCGCTGAACACCTCGGGCCTGGTCGCCGACGCCACGATCGACGCGAGCAAGGAGAAGCAGTCCGTCGTCACCAACCTGATCGGCTCCGGGCCGTTCGTCGCGGTCTCCGAGATTCCGGACAAGAAGGTCGTGCTCGCCAAGCGCCGCGGCTACGACTGGGCTCCGGCGACCGCACCGCATCAGGGTGAGGCGTATCTGGACAGCATCACCGTCATCCCGGTGACCGAGGACAGCGTGCGGGTCGGGGCTCTGCGCGCCGGGCAGGCCGACGCGATCCGCTACTCTCAGCCGCCCGACGAACGTCTGCTCGCGCGTGAAGGTTTCGATGTGCGTGGGCTGCGGACGCCCGGGCTGGCCAACGTGCTCGACGTCCGACAGACCGCTCCGTTCATGAAAGACATCAACGTCCGCAAGGCGATCGGATTCGGGATCGACCGCAACGAGATCCTGCACACCCTCTACACCGACAACTGGAAACCCGCCCAGAACATCGTCACCAAGAACTTCCCCGGCTACACGGATCGCAGCGACGCGGTGCGCTACGACCCGGACGAGGCGGTCCGCCGGCTCGAGGCATCCGGGTGGACTCACCTCAACGGCGACGGCTACCGCATCAAGGACGGCCACGAACTCGCGGTGAAGATCTACGTCGACGTCTACGACCACACCGCCAAACCCATGTACGAGCTGATCCAGCGCCAACTCCGGCGCATCGGAATCCGACTGGTGATCCGCCAGACCGACTTCGCCAACTACCCGACGGCCAGTATCGAGGACTCGGTGGGCTTGCGCCGCAACGGCTGGCCGACCGCCGACCCGGTCCGGCTGTGGCAGAACTACGACAGCAAGGGCGGCGATCTCTACGCGCTCGACGGCGCCGACCCGAACATCGACCGGCTGCTGCACGCCCAGATCAGCGCGACCGATCCGGCGCAGCGTTTGAAAGTGCTTGAGGAATACAACAACTACGTCATCGACAACGCCTACTCCATCCCGTTGTTGGAGGACACCCAGATCTTCGCGGTGGCGCCCCGAGTGCGGGGCTTCGCCAACGCGGCCAACTCGGTGCCGTGGTTCTACGACACCTGGATCGACGAGTCAGCGACCGCTGGCCCGCAGAAAGGATCGACCGACCGATGA
- a CDS encoding ABC transporter permease, whose protein sequence is MLSFTLRRIAQSAVVIVLAYTAVFFVLNVLPGDPIEQQISNPENPISDQDAQVLRDYYRLSDPAVVQFGVSVQRLFTGDLGFSLNSGQSVSRLLAHALPSTLALAGVAFVLAALLGFAIALAAVFAPWPTVREAARALPPAFLSIPVFVTGLVALQLFSFQLGWVSAVRDEGLRSTVLAALPLALPVAAPIAQVLIQGLSNAAGQPYVEVLRAKGLGDQRIIFGHLLKNGSIPTVTIVAITVGELLAGSVITETIFNRTGIGYLTETAVRNQDTPIIQAVVITVSATFVIVNLAVDLLYPLIDPRIERSAPRAAAVSA, encoded by the coding sequence GTGTTGAGTTTCACGCTGCGGCGTATCGCCCAGTCAGCGGTGGTGATCGTACTGGCCTACACCGCAGTATTTTTCGTGCTCAACGTACTGCCGGGCGATCCGATCGAGCAGCAGATCTCCAATCCCGAGAACCCCATCTCCGACCAGGACGCCCAGGTGTTGCGGGACTACTACCGCCTCAGCGACCCGGCAGTCGTGCAGTTCGGCGTCTCGGTACAGCGGCTGTTCACAGGCGATCTCGGATTCTCGCTCAACAGCGGCCAGTCGGTGTCGCGTCTGCTGGCCCACGCACTGCCCTCCACGCTGGCCCTTGCCGGCGTGGCGTTCGTCCTGGCCGCACTGCTGGGTTTCGCGATCGCGCTGGCCGCGGTGTTCGCACCGTGGCCGACTGTGCGGGAAGCCGCTCGGGCGCTGCCGCCGGCATTCCTGTCCATCCCGGTGTTCGTCACGGGTCTTGTTGCACTACAGCTTTTCTCGTTCCAGCTTGGCTGGGTGTCGGCAGTGCGTGACGAGGGTCTTCGATCGACTGTGCTGGCAGCGTTGCCGCTCGCACTGCCCGTTGCCGCACCGATCGCGCAAGTGTTGATCCAGGGGTTGAGCAACGCCGCCGGGCAACCCTACGTCGAGGTGTTACGCGCCAAAGGCCTTGGCGACCAGCGGATAATTTTCGGCCACCTCCTCAAGAACGGATCCATCCCCACCGTGACCATCGTCGCGATCACCGTCGGCGAACTGCTCGCCGGCTCCGTCATCACCGAAACCATCTTCAACCGCACCGGCATCGGCTATCTCACGGAGACCGCGGTGCGCAACCAGGACACCCCGATCATCCAGGCGGTCGTGATCACGGTCTCGGCCACCTTTGTGATCGTCAATCTCGCTGTGGATCTGCTCTATCCGCTGATCGACCCCCGGATCGAACGGTCGGCGCCCCGGGCCGCGGCGGTGAGCGCATGA
- a CDS encoding ABC transporter permease, translated as MSTTGVLPSSVQIPRIGRLRGISAWDAVPLAFLVLVAAMIAAPDVIAPYDPLQENPALPLAGPSLAHPFGTDYIGRDLLSRVVAGTAATIAGSFIAVVIGLVVGTALGLFAAYFGRATDSIISRIVDVLLSIPTLLLSITIIVALGFGTVNAAIAVGVSSIAVFARLARSEVLATRNLPFVEASEHLGAGHLTLLFRHVLPNSYSAVLSLAALQFGTAILAIASLSFLGYGAQPPEPEWGLLISEGRNYINSAPGLVFFPSVAIVLTVMSLSRLAQIIRKKVG; from the coding sequence ATGAGCACGACGGGCGTACTGCCGTCCTCGGTGCAGATCCCCCGGATCGGCCGGCTGCGCGGGATCAGCGCGTGGGATGCCGTGCCGCTGGCATTCCTGGTACTCGTCGCGGCGATGATCGCAGCGCCGGATGTGATCGCCCCCTACGATCCGCTGCAGGAGAATCCCGCGCTGCCGCTGGCGGGCCCGAGCCTCGCCCATCCGTTCGGCACCGACTACATCGGGCGTGACCTGCTGAGCCGGGTCGTTGCCGGCACAGCGGCCACCATCGCAGGGTCGTTCATCGCCGTGGTGATCGGTCTGGTCGTCGGCACCGCGCTGGGTCTGTTCGCCGCGTACTTCGGGCGCGCCACCGACAGCATCATCAGCCGGATCGTCGATGTGCTGCTGTCGATTCCCACCCTGCTGCTGTCCATCACGATCATCGTGGCGCTCGGCTTCGGCACGGTGAACGCGGCGATCGCGGTCGGCGTGTCGTCGATCGCGGTGTTCGCCCGGCTGGCCCGTTCCGAGGTACTGGCCACGCGCAACCTGCCGTTCGTCGAGGCCAGCGAGCATCTCGGGGCCGGTCACCTGACACTGCTGTTCCGCCATGTGCTGCCCAACTCCTACTCGGCGGTGTTGTCGTTGGCTGCCCTGCAGTTCGGCACCGCGATACTGGCCATCGCCTCGTTGAGCTTCCTGGGCTACGGGGCGCAACCTCCGGAGCCGGAGTGGGGATTGCTCATCTCGGAGGGGCGCAACTACATCAATTCCGCCCCGGGCTTGGTGTTCTTCCCGTCCGTCGCGATCGTGCTGACCGTGATGAGCCTGTCCCGCCTCGCCCAGATCATCAGAAAGAAGGTCGGCTGA
- a CDS encoding dipeptide ABC transporter ATP-binding protein → MSSSALLTVSGLTIDYGTRSVVRDVTFGVNAGEVVALVGQSGSGKSTIARAAQGLLPDNGRVAAGEIHVADRVVTGLPQRQWRELRGATIGFVPQDPLGSLDPMKRIGDQIAEVLVVHRIADRRDAHARAVELLDRVGIPEPRKRARSYPHQLSGGQLQRVLIAIAVAGEPRLLIADEPTSALDVTVQQRILELLDELRRERQLGVLFITHDLALAEQHSDQVVVLRDGVVRETGSTANVLVAPQDTYTRQLIADAPALSPDKYARSWDSPQPAAEPILEIRDLVKQYGETRALDRVTFDVGTGSIHALVGESGSGKTTVARVLAGLTDFDAGEVVVDGVGRGPRTPFDPARQRAQARTLQLVHQNPLAALDPRFTIGDAIAEPLRINRIGSRAQRRHDVAEALDRVGLPGSLADRKPREISGGQRQRVVLARALVLHPPILVLDEPTSALDVTVQAQVVELLVELQRELTLTYLFISHDLSLVRQVADNVSVLEHGRLVETGPTVDVFTAPTAAYTRRLLDAIPGAPARAA, encoded by the coding sequence ATGAGTTCTTCTGCGTTGCTTACAGTCTCCGGGCTGACCATCGACTACGGGACACGCTCGGTGGTGCGGGACGTCACGTTCGGTGTGAATGCCGGTGAGGTCGTCGCGCTGGTCGGGCAGTCCGGTTCGGGCAAGTCGACCATCGCGCGCGCCGCGCAAGGCCTGCTTCCCGACAACGGGCGGGTGGCCGCAGGCGAGATCCACGTCGCCGACCGAGTGGTGACAGGCTTGCCGCAACGCCAGTGGCGTGAGCTGCGCGGTGCCACCATCGGTTTCGTCCCGCAGGATCCGCTCGGCTCGCTGGATCCGATGAAGCGCATCGGCGACCAGATCGCCGAAGTGCTCGTCGTGCACAGGATCGCGGACCGCCGCGATGCCCACGCACGCGCCGTCGAGCTGCTCGACCGTGTCGGCATCCCCGAACCGCGCAAGCGGGCCCGCAGCTACCCGCACCAACTCTCGGGCGGCCAGCTGCAACGGGTGCTCATCGCGATCGCCGTCGCCGGCGAGCCCCGATTGCTGATCGCCGACGAACCCACGTCGGCGCTCGATGTCACCGTGCAGCAGCGCATTCTCGAACTGCTCGACGAGCTGCGGCGCGAACGACAGCTGGGTGTCCTGTTCATCACACACGATCTGGCCCTCGCCGAACAGCACAGCGACCAGGTGGTCGTGCTGCGCGACGGCGTGGTGCGCGAGACCGGTTCGACCGCAAACGTCTTGGTGGCACCGCAGGACACCTATACCCGCCAGCTCATCGCCGACGCGCCCGCCCTGTCCCCGGACAAGTACGCCCGGTCGTGGGATTCACCGCAGCCCGCTGCCGAACCGATCCTCGAGATCCGTGACCTGGTGAAGCAGTACGGCGAGACCCGGGCACTGGACCGGGTGACGTTCGACGTCGGTACCGGATCGATCCATGCGCTCGTCGGTGAATCGGGTTCCGGCAAGACCACGGTGGCCCGGGTGCTGGCAGGCCTGACCGATTTCGATGCCGGCGAGGTGGTCGTCGACGGTGTCGGTCGCGGCCCGCGCACACCGTTCGACCCGGCGCGGCAACGCGCGCAGGCGCGGACGTTGCAGTTGGTCCACCAGAACCCGCTTGCGGCACTGGATCCCCGGTTCACGATCGGTGACGCCATCGCCGAACCGTTGCGGATCAACCGGATCGGGTCACGCGCGCAAAGACGACATGATGTCGCCGAAGCGCTTGACCGCGTCGGTCTTCCGGGCAGTCTGGCCGACCGCAAACCGCGCGAGATATCGGGCGGACAGCGGCAGCGGGTCGTTCTCGCGCGGGCTCTCGTGCTGCATCCGCCCATCCTGGTGCTCGACGAACCGACCTCGGCACTCGATGTCACCGTGCAGGCGCAGGTGGTCGAGCTCCTGGTCGAACTGCAGCGCGAGCTGACGTTGACCTACCTGTTCATCTCCCACGACCTCAGCCTGGTCCGCCAGGTCGCCGACAACGTCAGCGTGCTCGAACACGGGCGGCTGGTGGAAACCGGACCGACCGTGGACGTTTTCACTGCGCCGACGGCTGCGTACACCCGGCGTCTGCTCGACGCCATCCCCGGCGCACCGGCCCGCGCGGCATGA
- a CDS encoding LLM class oxidoreductase, giving the protein MAVTLSVGVEVIGDGLTGIPARGIADLARRLERAGVAYWVIGAERGEAGEEPATSLDASLIATIAARHSSTLGLVVAAAGHRDHPYNLARRLVSVDHAAQGRVGWLALDFDHRIALNAATDTWTGAELDPVHTAHAITAVRTLWRTWPLDSVVGDLTTGVFADTARIRRADVHEGYAISGPLNVPGSVQGDLPVWQQVPPGTPAPGADLVIVEDGDPIPADSAAVVRLRAAEGIGAALDRIARSGAASGVVLRLKPSALQDVLEKVLPDARRLGVVASPGAGTLRDRLGLPVPAYPDLSDHPVVFDTAPTPGGRL; this is encoded by the coding sequence ATGGCTGTCACATTGTCGGTCGGGGTGGAGGTGATCGGTGACGGGCTCACCGGGATTCCGGCACGGGGTATCGCAGATCTGGCCCGGCGGCTCGAAAGAGCGGGGGTGGCCTACTGGGTGATCGGCGCCGAGCGGGGCGAGGCCGGTGAGGAGCCCGCGACAAGCCTCGATGCGTCGCTCATCGCCACGATCGCGGCCCGGCACAGCTCCACCCTGGGCCTGGTCGTGGCCGCGGCCGGGCACCGAGACCACCCCTACAACCTGGCGCGCCGGCTGGTATCGGTCGACCACGCCGCACAGGGCCGGGTCGGCTGGCTCGCCCTCGACTTCGATCATCGCATCGCGCTCAATGCCGCGACCGACACCTGGACCGGCGCTGAACTCGACCCGGTGCACACCGCACACGCCATCACCGCGGTACGGACGCTGTGGCGCACGTGGCCGCTCGATTCGGTGGTGGGTGACCTGACCACCGGGGTCTTCGCCGACACGGCCCGCATCCGCCGAGCCGACGTGCATGAGGGTTACGCCATCTCGGGACCGCTGAACGTGCCCGGTTCGGTGCAGGGCGATCTTCCGGTGTGGCAGCAGGTGCCGCCGGGCACACCCGCACCGGGCGCGGACCTGGTGATTGTCGAGGACGGCGATCCCATCCCGGCAGACAGTGCCGCGGTGGTGCGACTGCGTGCGGCCGAGGGAATCGGTGCCGCACTCGACAGGATCGCCCGGTCCGGCGCGGCCTCCGGTGTGGTGTTGCGGCTGAAACCTTCTGCGCTGCAGGACGTGCTGGAGAAGGTCCTGCCCGATGCGCGCCGCCTCGGGGTCGTGGCGAGCCCCGGCGCGGGAACGCTGCGCGACCGGCTGGGCCTGCCGGTGCCGGCCTACCCGGACCTGTCCGATCACCCCGTTGTCTTCGATACTGCCCCGACCCCGGGAGGGCGACTGTGA
- a CDS encoding aldose epimerase family protein has translation MAIAGVVGLAACGSATDTGDEPVGAPSITDEAFGQVGGTPVTRYTLDNGRGMRVRILNYGGIIQSIDVPDRDGTAGNVVLGFPDLDGYLNNTGDAKTYFGAIIGRYGNRIAKGAFSLNGARHQIPVNNNGNSLHGGTAGFDSKVWRATPANASDSVGLKLEYVSPAGEMGYPGALTTTVTYTVDRENQLRIDYHATTDAPTVVNLTNHSYFNLAGEDALNIYDQKLTINADSYTPTDSTQIPTGQITPVKDTPFDFTSPTPIGARITANDPQLLLAHGYDHNWVINRGNETGLVQAAKAEDPQTGRTLTVSTTEPGVQVYTSNFLEGAFTGTSGHSYRQGAGFTMETQHFPDSPNQPSFPSTTLNPGQSYDSTTVFAFGVAVS, from the coding sequence ATGGCCATTGCCGGTGTAGTGGGCCTGGCGGCGTGCGGTAGCGCAACCGACACCGGCGACGAGCCGGTAGGGGCGCCGTCGATCACCGACGAGGCGTTCGGCCAGGTGGGCGGAACCCCGGTGACCCGCTACACGCTCGACAACGGGCGCGGCATGCGGGTACGAATCCTCAACTACGGCGGAATCATTCAGTCGATCGACGTGCCCGACCGCGACGGGACGGCCGGCAACGTAGTGCTCGGCTTCCCGGACCTGGACGGCTATCTCAACAACACCGGCGACGCCAAGACCTACTTCGGTGCGATCATCGGCCGCTACGGCAATCGAATCGCCAAGGGCGCCTTCTCGCTCAATGGTGCCAGACACCAGATACCCGTCAACAACAACGGCAACAGCCTGCACGGCGGCACGGCCGGCTTCGACTCGAAGGTATGGCGGGCAACGCCCGCGAACGCGAGCGACAGCGTCGGCCTCAAACTCGAATACGTCAGCCCCGCAGGTGAAATGGGCTATCCCGGAGCGCTGACCACGACCGTCACCTACACCGTGGATCGGGAAAACCAGCTGCGCATCGACTATCACGCGACCACCGATGCACCCACCGTCGTCAACCTGACCAACCACAGCTACTTCAACCTGGCCGGCGAGGATGCGCTGAACATCTACGACCAGAAGCTCACCATCAACGCCGACAGCTACACGCCGACCGATTCCACCCAGATCCCGACCGGTCAGATCACGCCCGTGAAAGACACCCCGTTCGACTTCACGTCCCCGACTCCGATCGGGGCCCGCATCACCGCAAACGACCCGCAGCTGCTGCTCGCCCACGGTTACGACCACAACTGGGTGATCAACCGCGGCAACGAAACCGGCCTGGTGCAGGCGGCCAAGGCCGAGGATCCACAGACCGGTCGTACCCTGACCGTGTCCACCACCGAACCCGGCGTGCAGGTCTACACATCCAACTTCCTCGAAGGGGCGTTCACCGGCACGAGCGGCCACAGTTACCGGCAAGGTGCGGGGTTCACGATGGAAACCCAGCACTTCCCGGACTCACCGAACCAGCCGAGTTTCCCGTCCACGACCCTCAACCCGGGGCAAAGCTACGATTCGACAACTGTTTTCGCCTTCGGCGTAGCCGTGTCGTGA
- a CDS encoding NtaA/DmoA family FMN-dependent monooxygenase (This protein belongs to a clade of FMN-dependent monooxygenases, within a broader family of flavin-dependent oxidoreductases, the luciferase-like monooxygenase (LMM) family, some of whose members use coenzyme F420 rather than FMN.), translated as MLNVGIHTGSWQRSTEPPTSFTDPGYYARMGRIAERGRLDALFLADGPALREHPALRPSQALEPSVILASVAAETEHLGLIGTLSSTFNDPVELAHRMLALDELSGGRSAWNVVTTYSLPAGGNFGLADYPDRSTRYRRAAEFVDVVRALWRDAADASGRGIDHHGEFFTVVGSLPQGPSPQGYPLLVQAGGSPQGRELAGRIADAVFSAELDLGAGIDHYRYVKDVAVAHGRRRGDVKILPGLITTIGSDRAEAERRYEEQNALLPTGHDLERLSQVLGEDLSGLPLDAPVPARLLGEVADPAKFGASLGFRESIVRLIETGRLTLRQAVREFSGAGHRVIVGSPVDVADTIEHWFLAGAADGFNLMPDVFPDGLEVFVDEVVPLLQERGIFRTQYAESTLRERFTGLPYPVGALSLVPRRLA; from the coding sequence GTGCTCAACGTCGGCATCCATACCGGTTCCTGGCAACGGAGCACAGAACCGCCCACGTCGTTCACCGATCCGGGCTACTACGCGCGTATGGGGCGGATCGCCGAACGGGGCAGGCTCGACGCGCTGTTCCTCGCCGACGGCCCGGCCCTGCGTGAGCATCCGGCGCTGCGGCCTTCGCAGGCGCTGGAACCCAGCGTCATCCTGGCGTCGGTCGCGGCCGAGACTGAGCACCTCGGCCTGATCGGGACGCTGTCCTCGACCTTCAACGACCCGGTCGAACTGGCTCACCGGATGCTGGCGCTCGACGAGCTCTCGGGTGGCCGGTCGGCCTGGAACGTCGTCACGACGTATTCACTGCCCGCGGGTGGCAATTTCGGCCTGGCCGATTACCCGGACCGCTCGACGCGTTACCGGCGCGCCGCCGAGTTCGTGGATGTGGTGCGGGCCCTGTGGCGCGACGCGGCCGACGCCAGCGGGCGCGGCATCGACCATCACGGCGAGTTCTTCACGGTCGTCGGGTCGCTGCCGCAGGGCCCGTCGCCGCAGGGCTATCCGCTGCTGGTGCAGGCGGGCGGGTCACCGCAGGGTAGGGAGCTGGCCGGGCGCATCGCCGACGCGGTCTTCAGCGCCGAGCTCGATCTCGGTGCGGGCATCGACCACTACCGGTACGTCAAGGATGTCGCCGTGGCCCACGGCCGCCGCCGGGGCGACGTCAAGATCCTGCCCGGGTTGATCACCACGATCGGCAGCGACCGGGCCGAAGCCGAGCGGCGCTACGAGGAGCAGAACGCCCTGCTGCCGACCGGCCACGATCTGGAACGGTTGTCGCAGGTGCTCGGCGAGGATCTGTCGGGGCTTCCGCTCGACGCGCCGGTGCCCGCGCGGCTGCTCGGCGAGGTCGCCGATCCGGCGAAATTCGGTGCATCGCTGGGCTTCCGGGAATCCATCGTCAGGCTCATCGAAACCGGACGGCTCACGCTGCGGCAGGCGGTGCGCGAGTTCAGCGGGGCCGGACACCGCGTGATCGTCGGGTCACCGGTGGACGTGGCCGACACGATCGAACACTGGTTCCTGGCCGGCGCGGCCGACGGGTTCAACCTCATGCCCGACGTGTTCCCCGACGGCCTGGAGGTCTTCGTCGACGAGGTGGTGCCGCTGCTGCAGGAACGCGGGATTTTCCGCACCCAGTACGCCGAATCGACACTGCGGGAGCGGTTCACGGGGCTGCCGTACCCGGTCGGTGCGTTGAGCCTGGTGCCCCGGCGCCTGGCGTAA
- a CDS encoding SDR family NAD(P)-dependent oxidoreductase, translating into MDTPVAVVTGASRGAGRGIAAALLSDGWRVYGTGRTVTDLGERGIAVQLDHSDDAAVGALFERVGTEAGRLDLLVNNAAAIHDDLVNPKPFWEKPIELADVLDVGLRSAYVASWYAAPLLVAGGKGLIAFTSSPGSVCYLHGPAYGAQKAGVDKLAADMAVDFRGTGVATVSIWMGILLTDKLRAAFAGQPDALAKTADHAETPEFTGHLINALYRDPQLAELSGHTVIGAELAARYGITDAEGRVPPSHREMLGAPREPSAVVVR; encoded by the coding sequence GTGGACACCCCGGTAGCCGTCGTCACAGGAGCCAGCCGTGGCGCGGGGCGCGGAATCGCCGCGGCCCTGCTCTCCGACGGCTGGCGCGTCTACGGAACCGGCCGCACCGTGACCGACCTGGGGGAGCGCGGCATCGCGGTGCAACTCGACCATTCCGACGACGCGGCAGTCGGGGCGCTGTTCGAGCGGGTCGGCACCGAGGCCGGTCGGCTCGATCTGCTGGTCAACAACGCCGCCGCGATCCACGACGACCTGGTCAACCCGAAGCCGTTCTGGGAGAAGCCCATCGAGCTGGCCGATGTGCTCGACGTCGGCTTGCGGTCGGCGTACGTCGCATCGTGGTACGCCGCTCCGCTGCTGGTGGCGGGCGGGAAGGGGTTGATCGCGTTCACGTCGTCGCCCGGCTCGGTGTGCTACCTGCACGGCCCGGCGTACGGGGCCCAGAAGGCCGGTGTGGACAAGCTGGCCGCCGACATGGCGGTCGATTTCCGCGGCACCGGCGTCGCCACGGTGTCGATCTGGATGGGGATTCTGTTGACCGACAAGCTGCGGGCCGCGTTCGCTGGGCAACCCGATGCCTTGGCCAAGACCGCCGATCACGCCGAAACCCCGGAATTCACCGGGCATCTGATCAACGCGCTCTATCGCGACCCACAGCTCGCGGAGCTGTCCGGGCACACGGTGATCGGTGCCGAGCTCGCGGCGCGCTACGGCATCACCGATGCGGAGGGCCGGGTTCCGCCCTCGCACCGCGAGATGCTCGGAGCACCGCGCGAGCCCAGTGCGGTCGTGGTGCGCTGA